In Streptomyces sp. NBC_00091, the following proteins share a genomic window:
- a CDS encoding DUF6230 family protein has translation MSSQVRGGTRWKRFALVMVPSIAATAAVGVGLAQGALAASFSVSGQDFKVSADKLDGDDLLQYGSVAEGKGLDGKTVKHPVTISGFSRAEITNMCQSLVTPVPGVGPITMQLRTGNKGTPAVAHNIYLDVAELDTDATFTDLDIGVAVGDATDKDHPTAPQANTVSNGALFSQRAKKAVLTKVRQKAWATTAGTFTLPDLKLRLLSGDKPCYEDEK, from the coding sequence ATGAGTTCTCAGGTTCGTGGCGGGACCAGATGGAAGCGCTTCGCGCTCGTCATGGTGCCGAGCATCGCGGCCACCGCCGCGGTCGGTGTGGGTCTGGCGCAGGGTGCCCTCGCGGCGTCCTTCAGCGTTTCGGGCCAGGACTTCAAGGTGTCGGCCGACAAGCTCGACGGTGACGACCTGCTCCAGTACGGCAGCGTCGCCGAGGGCAAGGGGCTTGACGGCAAGACCGTGAAGCACCCGGTCACCATCTCCGGGTTCAGTCGCGCCGAGATCACCAACATGTGCCAGTCCCTGGTCACCCCGGTCCCGGGCGTCGGCCCCATCACGATGCAGCTGCGCACCGGCAACAAGGGCACGCCCGCCGTCGCGCACAACATCTACCTGGACGTCGCCGAGCTCGACACCGACGCCACGTTCACCGACCTGGACATCGGTGTCGCGGTGGGCGACGCGACCGACAAGGACCACCCGACCGCGCCGCAGGCCAACACGGTGTCGAACGGCGCCCTGTTCTCGCAGCGTGCCAAGAAGGCCGTGCTGACGAAGGTCCGTCAGAAGGCCTGGGCGACGACGGCGGGTACCTTCACGCTGCCCGACCTCAAGCTGCGCCTGCTCAGCGGCGACAAGCCGTGCTACGAGGACGAGAAGTAG
- a CDS encoding TetR/AcrR family transcriptional regulator codes for MRNPSPGTSPPPGRTGRPRSAAADAAILAATRDALVELGWSKLTMGDVSARAGVAKTTLYRRWAGKNELVVDAVAELFDALELPDRGSLEADIEYVVLQFAGLLRRPEARTALMAVVAESTRDEALRDRIRSAIVDRQKRLVVLGRERAQARGELPYEEDESLAGHTTDLIFDVIAGTVVHRALVSCEPVDELWVTAFTALLMHGLQGPARA; via the coding sequence ATGCGCAACCCCAGCCCCGGCACCAGCCCCCCGCCCGGCCGCACCGGCCGCCCCCGCAGCGCCGCTGCGGACGCCGCGATCCTCGCGGCGACCCGGGACGCGCTGGTGGAGCTGGGCTGGTCGAAGCTGACGATGGGGGACGTCTCGGCCCGCGCCGGGGTCGCGAAGACCACCCTCTACCGGCGCTGGGCGGGCAAGAACGAGCTGGTCGTGGACGCCGTCGCGGAACTGTTCGACGCGCTGGAACTCCCCGACCGGGGCTCGCTCGAAGCCGACATCGAGTACGTGGTGCTCCAGTTCGCGGGGCTGCTGCGGCGACCGGAGGCCCGTACGGCCCTGATGGCGGTGGTCGCGGAATCCACCCGGGACGAGGCCCTGCGGGACCGGATCCGGTCGGCGATCGTGGACCGGCAGAAACGTCTCGTCGTACTGGGTCGCGAACGGGCGCAGGCCCGCGGCGAACTCCCGTACGAGGAGGACGAGTCCCTGGCCGGGCACACCACGGACCTCATCTTCGACGTGATCGCGGGCACGGTGGTGCACCGGGCGCTGGTCAGCTGCGAGCCGGTGGACGAACTGTGGGTGACGGCCTTCACCGCCCTCCTGATGCACGGCCTCCAGGGCCCGGCCCGGGCCTGA
- a CDS encoding DUF5937 family protein, with the protein MGFHYRFGPADLLRCRFAISPLWETQEAVRVLLRPHRQAYHLPWLSRVRSAAAGLDLRPLWLLMPRKGHNPDLLSPPPAGPSVTFGEELARVRAAAGDPEAAREDLRRALVCTPGAVDSDIGQRMLADPARAVGELADLYERAWGLLIAPHWTRLRALLEADVLFHSRRLAAGGLQALLDGLHPDLHWHGEEQTLTIERPSHHDRELGGQGLLLMPSAFVWPEVVGGFDPPWQPALVYPARGIGALWTAGAGPAPRALAGLLGRARAEVLCALAEPASTTALAHRLGLAPSTVSAHLKALRAAGLLLPFRQGHQVLYERTPLGIALTSASTA; encoded by the coding sequence TTGGGGTTCCACTACCGGTTCGGGCCGGCCGACCTGCTCCGGTGCCGGTTCGCGATCTCTCCGCTCTGGGAGACGCAGGAGGCCGTACGGGTCCTGCTGCGCCCGCACCGGCAGGCGTACCACCTGCCCTGGCTGAGCCGGGTCCGGTCCGCCGCGGCCGGCCTGGACCTGCGTCCGCTGTGGCTGCTGATGCCGAGGAAGGGGCACAACCCGGACCTGCTGAGCCCGCCCCCGGCCGGCCCGTCCGTCACCTTCGGGGAGGAGCTGGCCCGGGTGCGGGCGGCGGCCGGCGACCCGGAGGCCGCGCGCGAGGACCTGCGGCGGGCGCTGGTCTGCACCCCGGGGGCGGTGGACAGCGACATCGGGCAGCGGATGCTGGCGGATCCCGCGCGGGCGGTGGGGGAGCTGGCCGATCTGTACGAGCGGGCCTGGGGGCTGCTGATCGCCCCGCACTGGACCCGGCTGCGGGCCCTGCTGGAGGCGGACGTGCTGTTCCACTCCCGCCGGCTGGCGGCGGGCGGGCTCCAGGCGCTCCTCGACGGGCTCCACCCGGACCTGCACTGGCACGGGGAGGAGCAGACCCTGACCATCGAGCGCCCGTCCCACCACGACCGCGAACTCGGCGGGCAGGGGCTGCTGCTGATGCCGAGCGCCTTCGTCTGGCCGGAGGTGGTCGGCGGCTTCGACCCGCCGTGGCAGCCGGCGCTGGTGTACCCGGCGCGGGGCATCGGCGCGCTGTGGACGGCCGGGGCCGGTCCGGCGCCGCGGGCCCTGGCGGGGCTGCTGGGGCGGGCCCGGGCGGAGGTGCTGTGCGCCCTGGCCGAGCCCGCCTCGACCACGGCGCTCGCGCACCGGCTGGGCCTGGCCCCGTCGACGGTGTCCGCCCACCTGAAGGCCCTCCGGGCGGCGGGACTCCTGCTCCCGTTCCGCCAGGGCCACCAGGTCCTCTACGAACGCACCCCCTTGGGCATCGCCCTGACCTCAGCCTCCACCGCCTGA
- a CDS encoding acetate kinase produces MTATRVLVLNSGSSSVKYQLLDMADRSRLAVGLVERIGEETSRLVHEPLTGAGAGGGKRERLGAIADHGAALRAVAAELAADGLGLDSPELAAVGHRVVHGGTRFTRPTVIDDEVLAEIRSLIPLAPLHNPANVTGIEVARELRADLPQVAVFDTAFHATMPEHVARYAIDAATADKYAIRRYGFHGTSHAYVSRATAALLGRPVEDVNVIVLHLGNGASASAVRGGVCVETSMGLTPLEGLVMGTRSGDLDPAVVFHLARVGGLSVDEIDSLLNKKSGLLGLCGDNDMREVQRRADEGDEAARLALASYVHRLKKYIGAYTAVLGRVDAVVFTAGVGENASAVRAAAVAGLEELGLALDLEANAARSSEPRLVSAQDARVAVAVVPTDEELEIASQAYALVTG; encoded by the coding sequence GTGACCGCAACGCGCGTACTCGTCCTCAACTCCGGCTCCTCGTCGGTGAAGTACCAGCTCCTCGACATGGCGGACCGCTCCCGCCTCGCCGTCGGCCTGGTGGAGCGCATCGGCGAGGAGACCTCGCGCCTCGTGCACGAGCCGCTCACCGGTGCGGGCGCCGGGGGCGGCAAGCGCGAGCGGCTCGGTGCGATCGCCGACCACGGGGCCGCCCTGCGGGCGGTCGCGGCCGAACTGGCCGCCGACGGCCTGGGCCTGGACTCCCCCGAGCTGGCGGCCGTGGGCCACCGGGTGGTGCACGGCGGGACCCGCTTCACCCGGCCGACGGTGATCGACGACGAGGTGCTGGCGGAGATCCGCAGCCTGATCCCGCTGGCCCCGCTGCACAATCCGGCGAACGTGACCGGCATCGAGGTGGCGCGCGAGCTGCGCGCGGACCTCCCGCAGGTGGCCGTCTTCGACACCGCCTTCCACGCGACGATGCCGGAGCACGTGGCGCGGTACGCGATCGACGCGGCGACGGCCGACAAGTACGCCATCCGGCGGTACGGCTTCCACGGCACCTCCCACGCCTACGTCTCGCGGGCGACGGCCGCGCTGCTGGGCAGGCCGGTGGAGGACGTGAACGTGATCGTGCTCCACCTGGGCAACGGCGCCTCCGCCTCGGCGGTGCGCGGCGGGGTGTGCGTGGAGACCTCCATGGGCCTGACCCCGCTGGAGGGCCTGGTCATGGGAACCCGTTCGGGCGACCTGGATCCGGCGGTCGTCTTCCACCTGGCCCGGGTGGGCGGGCTGTCCGTCGACGAGATCGACTCGCTCCTCAACAAGAAGAGCGGTCTGCTGGGTCTGTGCGGCGACAACGACATGCGCGAGGTGCAGCGGCGCGCGGACGAGGGCGACGAGGCGGCCCGCCTCGCGCTGGCGTCCTACGTCCACCGTCTGAAGAAGTACATCGGCGCCTACACGGCGGTACTGGGCCGGGTGGACGCGGTGGTCTTCACCGCGGGCGTGGGCGAGAACGCCTCCGCCGTCCGGGCGGCCGCGGTCGCGGGTCTGGAGGAGCTGGGCCTCGCGCTGGACCTGGAGGCCAATGCGGCGCGGTCCTCCGAGCCCCGTCTGGTGTCGGCGCAGGACGCGCGGGTGGCCGTGGCCGTGGTCCCGACCGATGAGGAACTGGAGATCGCCTCCCAGGCGTACGCGCTGGTTACCGGTTAG
- the pyk gene encoding pyruvate kinase, with product MRRSKIVCTLGPAVDSYEQLKALIEAGMNVARFNFSHGSQAEHQERYDRVRQVSEDTGRAVGVLADLQGPKIRLETFAEGPVELVRGDEFVITTEDVPGDKSICGTTYKGLPGDVAKGDQILINDGNVELRVTEVEGQRVKTIVIEGGVISDHKGINLPGAAVNVPALSEKDVDDLRFALRMGCDMVALSFVRDANDVKDVHRVMDEEGRRVPVIAKVEKPQAVENMEAVVAAFDAVMVARGDLAVEYPLEKVPIVQKRLIEMCRRNAKPVIVATQMMESMITNSRPTRAEASDVANAILDGADAVMLSAESSVGAYPIETVKTMSKIVTAAEEELLAKGLQPLVQGKKPRTQGGSVARAACEIADFLDGKALVAFTQSGDTARRLSRYRATQPILAFTTDVNTRNQLTLSWGVESAIVPHVDNTDAMVDLVDAEVLKLQRFNAGDTMIITAGSPPGVPGTTNMVRVHHLGGDNPA from the coding sequence ATGCGCCGTTCCAAAATCGTCTGCACGCTGGGCCCCGCCGTCGACTCGTATGAGCAGCTGAAAGCGCTCATCGAGGCAGGTATGAACGTGGCCCGATTCAACTTCAGCCACGGATCCCAGGCAGAACACCAGGAGCGGTACGACCGCGTCCGGCAGGTCTCCGAGGACACCGGGCGCGCGGTCGGCGTCCTCGCCGACCTCCAGGGCCCCAAGATCCGTCTCGAGACCTTCGCCGAGGGTCCCGTCGAGCTGGTGCGCGGTGACGAGTTCGTCATCACCACCGAGGACGTCCCGGGCGACAAGTCCATCTGCGGCACCACCTACAAGGGCCTCCCGGGCGATGTCGCCAAGGGTGACCAGATCCTGATCAACGACGGCAACGTCGAGCTCCGGGTGACGGAGGTCGAGGGCCAGCGGGTCAAGACCATCGTCATCGAGGGCGGTGTCATCTCGGACCACAAGGGCATCAACCTGCCGGGTGCCGCCGTGAACGTCCCCGCCCTGTCGGAGAAGGACGTCGACGACCTGCGCTTCGCGCTGCGGATGGGCTGCGACATGGTCGCCCTGTCCTTCGTCCGCGACGCCAACGACGTCAAGGACGTCCACCGCGTCATGGACGAGGAGGGCCGCCGGGTCCCCGTCATCGCCAAGGTGGAGAAGCCCCAGGCGGTCGAGAACATGGAGGCCGTCGTCGCGGCCTTCGACGCGGTCATGGTGGCCCGCGGCGACCTGGCCGTCGAGTACCCGCTCGAGAAGGTCCCGATCGTCCAGAAGCGGCTCATCGAGATGTGCCGCCGCAACGCCAAGCCGGTGATCGTCGCGACCCAGATGATGGAGTCGATGATCACCAACTCCCGCCCGACCCGCGCCGAGGCCTCCGACGTGGCCAACGCCATCCTCGACGGCGCCGACGCGGTCATGCTCTCCGCCGAGTCCTCGGTGGGCGCCTACCCGATCGAGACCGTCAAGACGATGTCGAAGATCGTCACGGCGGCCGAGGAGGAGCTGCTCGCCAAGGGCCTCCAGCCCCTGGTCCAGGGCAAGAAGCCGCGTACCCAGGGCGGCTCCGTCGCCCGCGCGGCCTGCGAGATCGCGGACTTCCTCGACGGCAAGGCGCTGGTCGCCTTCACCCAGTCCGGTGACACGGCCCGCCGGCTGTCGCGCTACCGCGCCACGCAGCCGATCCTGGCCTTCACCACCGACGTCAACACCCGCAACCAGCTCACGCTGAGCTGGGGCGTCGAGTCGGCCATCGTCCCGCACGTGGACAACACCGACGCGATGGTCGACCTGGTCGACGCCGAGGTGCTCAAGCTCCAGCGCTTCAACGCGGGCGACACCATGATCATCACGGCCGGCTCGCCCCCCGGCGTCCCGGGCACGACCAACATGGTCCGCGTCCACCACCTGGGCGGCGACAACCCCGCCTGA
- a CDS encoding MFS transporter gives MPTDREPTAPADQGTARPAPDAAPGPGYRAVFGVREFRAVFAAHLLSLLGVVVAEISLTVLVYRATGSPLMSALTFALGFLPYALGGTLLAPLADRHPARRVLVACDLLCAGCAAAMVWPGTPVAGILVLRCAMAFVAPLFQGARSASLAEILGPGEAFVLGRSLLRMVAQSAQLVGFGLGGLLLTVLAPRGAIALTAAGFLASALLLRLGTKARPARANGIRPSPLGGLRELLGEPRLRALTLLCWLPPAFAVVPEALLTPYAEGIGAGTVTLGVLMCALPVGTVAGEFWAGSALTARTRSRITAPLAAVALLPLLVYAVRPGPALVLAALLLAGLAHAYTLGLDRMYVDAVPEELRGRAMTLLSTGLMTFQGVGMALAGAAAEFLPAHVVVTGAAVLGTAVVALLLAGLRRPRNETGVAVK, from the coding sequence ATGCCGACCGACAGAGAACCGACCGCCCCGGCCGACCAGGGCACCGCCCGGCCCGCCCCCGACGCCGCCCCCGGCCCGGGGTACCGCGCCGTGTTCGGCGTCCGCGAGTTCCGGGCCGTCTTCGCCGCGCACCTGCTGTCCCTGCTCGGTGTCGTCGTCGCCGAGATCTCCCTCACCGTCCTCGTCTACCGCGCCACCGGCTCCCCCCTCATGAGCGCGCTCACCTTCGCCCTCGGCTTCCTCCCCTACGCCCTCGGCGGCACCCTCCTCGCCCCGCTCGCCGACCGCCACCCCGCCCGGCGGGTGCTCGTCGCGTGCGACCTGCTCTGCGCCGGCTGCGCGGCGGCCATGGTCTGGCCGGGGACGCCCGTCGCGGGGATCCTCGTACTGCGCTGCGCCATGGCCTTCGTCGCGCCCCTGTTCCAGGGCGCCCGCAGTGCCTCCCTCGCCGAGATCCTCGGGCCCGGCGAGGCCTTCGTACTGGGCCGCTCGCTGCTGCGCATGGTCGCGCAGAGCGCCCAGCTCGTCGGCTTCGGCCTCGGCGGCCTGCTGCTGACCGTCCTCGCGCCGCGCGGGGCGATCGCCCTCACCGCCGCCGGGTTCCTGGCCTCCGCGCTGCTGCTGCGCCTGGGTACGAAGGCCCGGCCCGCCCGGGCCAACGGCATCCGGCCCTCCCCGCTCGGCGGGCTCCGCGAGCTGCTCGGCGAGCCCCGGCTGCGGGCGCTCACCCTGCTGTGCTGGCTGCCGCCCGCCTTCGCCGTCGTACCGGAGGCGCTGCTCACCCCGTACGCCGAGGGCATCGGAGCCGGGACCGTCACCCTCGGGGTGCTCATGTGCGCGCTGCCCGTCGGCACGGTCGCGGGTGAATTCTGGGCCGGGTCCGCCCTCACCGCCCGAACGCGTTCGCGGATCACGGCCCCGCTGGCCGCCGTCGCCCTGCTCCCGCTCCTCGTCTACGCCGTCCGCCCCGGCCCGGCGCTCGTGCTGGCGGCGCTGCTCCTGGCCGGGCTGGCGCACGCGTACACCCTCGGCCTGGACCGGATGTACGTGGACGCCGTCCCCGAGGAGCTGCGCGGGCGGGCGATGACCCTGCTGAGCACCGGCCTGATGACCTTTCAGGGCGTCGGCATGGCCCTCGCCGGTGCCGCCGCCGAGTTCCTCCCGGCGCACGTGGTGGTCACCGGCGCCGCCGTGCTCGGCACGGCCGTCGTCGCGCTGCTGCTGGCCGGACTGCGGCGGCCGAGGAATGAGACGGGGGTGGCCGTCAAATGA
- a CDS encoding DUF3817 domain-containing protein, with the protein MKRSVLTRYRVMAYVTAVMLLILCACMVAKYGFGTGAGLTLAVSQVHGVLFMIYLVFAFDLGSKAKWPFGKLLWVLVSGTIPLAAFFVERGIRAEVEPLLTDGLATAKA; encoded by the coding sequence ATGAAACGAAGCGTGCTGACCCGCTACCGCGTCATGGCCTACGTGACCGCGGTCATGCTCCTGATCCTCTGTGCCTGCATGGTGGCGAAGTACGGCTTCGGCACCGGCGCCGGCCTGACCCTCGCGGTCTCGCAGGTCCACGGCGTGCTCTTCATGATCTACCTGGTCTTCGCCTTCGACCTGGGCTCCAAGGCCAAGTGGCCCTTCGGCAAGCTGCTGTGGGTGCTGGTCTCGGGGACCATCCCGCTGGCCGCCTTCTTCGTCGAGCGCGGCATCCGCGCCGAGGTCGAGCCGCTGCTCACCGACGGTCTGGCGACCGCGAAGGCCTAG
- a CDS encoding methylmalonyl-CoA mutase — translation MDADAIEEGRRRWQARYDQARKREADFTTLSGDDVDPVYGPRPGDSYEGFERIGWPGEYPYTRGLHATGYRGRTWTIRQFAGFGNAEQTNERYKMILAAGGGGLSVAFDMPTLMGRDSDDPRSLGEVGHCGVAIDSAADMEVLFRDIPLGDVTTSMTISGPAVPAFCMYLVAAERQGVDPAVLNGTLQTDIFKEYIAQKEWLFEPEPHLRLIGDLMEYCANGIPAYKPLSVSGYHIREAGATAAQELAYTLADGFGYVELGLSRGLDVDHFASGLSFFFDAHLDFFEEIAKFRAARRIWARWMKEVYGAKSDKAMWLRFHTQTAGVSLTAQQPYNNVVRTAVEALAAVLGGTNSLHTNALDETLALPSEQAAEIALRTQQVLMEETGVANVADPLGGSWYVEQLTDRIEADAEKIFDQIKERGLRAHPNGQHPIGPITSGILRGIEDGWFTGEIAESAFQYQRSLEKGDKRVVGVNVHHGSVTGDLEILRVSHEVETVQVRELAARKGRRDDAKVTASLKAMLDAARDGSNMIPAMLDAVRAEATLGEICNVLREEWGTYTEPPGF, via the coding sequence ATGGATGCTGACGCCATCGAGGAGGGCCGCCGCCGCTGGCAGGCCCGGTACGACCAGGCCCGCAAGCGCGAGGCCGATTTCACGACGCTCTCCGGAGATGACGTCGATCCCGTCTACGGGCCCCGGCCCGGCGACTCGTACGAGGGATTCGAGCGCATCGGCTGGCCGGGGGAGTACCCCTACACCCGCGGCCTGCACGCCACCGGCTACCGCGGCCGGACCTGGACCATCCGGCAGTTCGCCGGATTCGGCAACGCCGAGCAGACCAACGAGCGCTACAAGATGATCCTGGCCGCCGGCGGCGGCGGGCTCTCCGTCGCCTTCGACATGCCGACCCTGATGGGCCGCGACTCCGACGACCCGCGCTCCCTCGGCGAGGTCGGCCACTGCGGCGTCGCCATAGACTCCGCCGCCGACATGGAGGTCCTCTTCCGGGACATCCCGCTCGGCGACGTCACCACCTCGATGACCATCAGCGGCCCCGCCGTGCCCGCCTTCTGCATGTACCTGGTCGCCGCCGAGCGCCAGGGTGTCGACCCGGCCGTGCTCAACGGCACGCTCCAGACCGACATCTTCAAGGAGTACATCGCCCAGAAGGAGTGGCTCTTCGAACCCGAGCCGCACCTGCGCCTCATCGGCGACCTCATGGAGTACTGCGCGAACGGCATCCCCGCCTACAAGCCGCTCTCCGTCTCCGGCTACCACATCCGCGAGGCCGGGGCCACGGCCGCGCAGGAGCTCGCCTACACCCTGGCCGACGGCTTCGGCTACGTGGAACTCGGCCTCTCCCGCGGCCTGGACGTCGACCACTTCGCCTCCGGCCTCTCCTTCTTCTTCGACGCGCACCTCGACTTCTTCGAGGAGATCGCCAAGTTCCGCGCCGCCCGCCGCATCTGGGCCCGCTGGATGAAGGAGGTCTACGGGGCGAAGTCCGACAAGGCCATGTGGCTGCGCTTCCACACCCAGACCGCCGGTGTCTCCCTCACCGCGCAGCAGCCGTACAACAACGTCGTGCGCACCGCCGTCGAGGCCCTCGCGGCCGTCCTCGGCGGCACCAACTCCCTGCACACCAACGCCCTCGACGAGACCCTCGCCCTGCCGAGCGAGCAGGCCGCCGAGATCGCGCTGCGCACGCAGCAGGTGCTGATGGAGGAGACCGGCGTGGCCAATGTGGCCGACCCGCTGGGCGGCTCCTGGTACGTCGAGCAGCTCACCGACCGCATCGAGGCCGACGCCGAGAAGATCTTCGACCAGATCAAGGAGCGCGGCCTGCGCGCCCACCCGAACGGGCAGCACCCGATCGGGCCGATCACCTCGGGCATCCTGCGCGGCATCGAGGACGGCTGGTTCACCGGGGAGATCGCCGAGTCGGCCTTCCAGTACCAGCGCTCGCTGGAGAAGGGCGACAAGCGGGTCGTCGGCGTCAACGTCCACCACGGGTCGGTCACCGGGGACCTGGAGATCCTCCGGGTCAGCCACGAGGTGGAGACCGTCCAGGTGCGGGAGCTGGCGGCGCGCAAGGGCCGTCGCGACGACGCCAAGGTCACCGCCTCGCTCAAGGCCATGCTGGACGCCGCCCGGGACGGGTCGAACATGATTCCGGCCATGCTGGACGCGGTGCGCGCCGAGGCCACGCTGGGCGAGATCTGCAACGTCCTGCGCGAGGAGTGGGGCACCTACACCGAGCCGCCGGGCTTCTAG
- a CDS encoding MarR family winged helix-turn-helix transcriptional regulator, protein MPKPLSLPFDPIARADELWRQRWGPVPSMAAITSIMRAHQILLGEVDAVVKKYGLTFARYEALVLLTFSQAGELPMSKIGERLMVHPTSVTNTVDRLVRSGLVAKRPNPHDGRGTLASITEKGREVVEAATKDLMAVDFGLGVYDAEECAEIFALLRPLRVAAADFEEN, encoded by the coding sequence ATGCCCAAGCCGCTCAGCCTTCCCTTCGACCCCATCGCCCGCGCCGACGAGCTCTGGCGGCAGCGCTGGGGGCCGGTGCCGTCCATGGCGGCCATCACCTCGATCATGCGCGCCCACCAGATCCTCCTCGGCGAGGTCGACGCGGTGGTGAAGAAGTACGGACTGACCTTCGCGCGGTACGAGGCGCTCGTGCTGCTCACCTTCTCCCAGGCGGGGGAGCTGCCGATGTCGAAGATCGGCGAGCGCCTGATGGTCCACCCGACCTCGGTGACGAACACCGTGGACCGGCTGGTGAGGTCCGGTCTGGTGGCCAAGCGCCCCAACCCGCACGACGGGCGCGGCACGCTCGCCTCCATCACGGAGAAGGGCCGCGAGGTGGTCGAGGCGGCGACGAAGGACCTGATGGCGGTCGACTTCGGCCTCGGGGTGTACGACGCGGAGGAGTGCGCGGAGATCTTCGCGCTGCTCCGCCCGCTGCGGGTGGCCGCCGCCGACTTCGAGGAGAACTGA
- a CDS encoding DUF6114 domain-containing protein, with protein MNPEAPVRAADDHWLTVVHHRFRAWRGSRPFWAGLFTSLGGVPIAYFPYADLRLGNVTIAMATTAGAGSLIIGILLITLGFALWFQQGIRVFAGVASILLALVSLPVSNLGGFFLGFLFSLLGGALALSWAPGEPVEEDPEDAAAAKAEDFAGGPWEVPGPRDTETAYATETNAHADGGRNSAG; from the coding sequence ATGAACCCCGAGGCCCCGGTTCGCGCCGCAGACGACCACTGGCTCACCGTCGTGCACCACCGTTTCCGCGCCTGGCGGGGCAGCCGTCCCTTCTGGGCGGGTCTCTTCACGTCCCTGGGCGGCGTTCCGATCGCCTACTTCCCCTACGCGGACCTCCGGCTGGGCAACGTCACCATCGCCATGGCCACGACCGCCGGCGCGGGCTCGCTGATCATCGGCATCCTGCTGATCACCCTGGGCTTCGCCCTCTGGTTCCAGCAGGGCATCAGGGTGTTCGCGGGTGTCGCCTCGATCCTCCTGGCCCTGGTCTCGCTGCCGGTGTCCAACCTGGGCGGATTCTTCCTCGGCTTCCTGTTCTCCCTGCTCGGCGGAGCGCTCGCGCTGTCCTGGGCTCCGGGAGAGCCGGTGGAGGAGGACCCCGAGGACGCGGCGGCCGCCAAGGCCGAGGACTTCGCAGGCGGACCCTGGGAGGTCCCCGGTCCCCGTGACACGGAAACGGCGTACGCGACCGAGACGAATGCCCACGCCGATGGCGGGAGGAACAGTGCCGGGTGA
- a CDS encoding tetratricopeptide repeat protein encodes MQPRNMSMSGVVDLAAVKAAGEAKAKAEQARADAARQTGGDAGSAPGGAVPPSALVFDVAEAGFERDVLQLSNEVPVVLDFWAEWCEPCKQLGPLLERLAVEANGRFVLAKIDVDANQMLMQQFGIQGIPAVFAVVAGQVLPLFQGVAPEQQIRETLAQLVQVAEERFGLIGLQVDPGAEGAPAAPAELPAGPYDALLEAAVVALDAGDLGGAVQAYKNVLADDPANTEAKLGLAQAELLSRVQHLDPQAVRAEAAANPKDPAAQMAAADLDLAGGHVADAFGRLVDTVRVTFGEERDSVRVRLLELFEVIGTDDPRVSAARTALARVLF; translated from the coding sequence ATGCAGCCCAGAAACATGTCCATGAGCGGTGTCGTCGACCTCGCCGCGGTGAAGGCGGCCGGCGAAGCCAAGGCCAAGGCCGAGCAGGCGCGCGCGGACGCGGCCCGGCAGACCGGCGGCGACGCGGGCAGCGCGCCCGGCGGCGCCGTACCGCCGTCCGCGCTCGTCTTCGACGTAGCCGAGGCCGGCTTCGAACGCGATGTACTCCAGCTCTCCAACGAGGTCCCGGTCGTCCTCGACTTCTGGGCCGAGTGGTGCGAGCCGTGCAAGCAGCTCGGCCCGCTGCTGGAGCGCCTCGCCGTCGAGGCCAACGGCCGCTTCGTCCTGGCGAAGATCGACGTCGACGCCAACCAGATGCTGATGCAGCAGTTCGGCATCCAGGGCATCCCGGCCGTCTTCGCCGTGGTCGCGGGCCAGGTGCTGCCGCTGTTCCAGGGCGTGGCGCCCGAGCAGCAGATCCGCGAGACCCTCGCCCAGCTGGTCCAGGTCGCCGAGGAGCGCTTCGGCCTCATCGGCCTCCAGGTCGACCCCGGCGCCGAGGGCGCCCCGGCGGCCCCCGCCGAGCTGCCGGCCGGTCCGTACGACGCGCTGCTGGAGGCGGCGGTCGTCGCGCTGGACGCGGGTGACCTGGGCGGCGCCGTGCAGGCGTACAAGAACGTACTGGCCGACGACCCGGCCAACACCGAGGCGAAGCTGGGCCTGGCCCAGGCCGAGCTGCTCTCCCGGGTGCAGCACCTGGACCCGCAGGCGGTGCGCGCCGAGGCGGCCGCGAACCCGAAGGACCCGGCCGCCCAGATGGCCGCGGCCGACCTGGACCTGGCCGGCGGGCACGTGGCCGACGCCTTCGGGCGGCTGGTGGACACCGTGCGGGTGACCTTCGGCGAGGAGCGGGACTCGGTACGGGTCCGGCTGCTGGAGCTGTTCGAGGTGATCGGGACGGACGACCCCCGGGTCTCGGCGGCCCGTACGGCGCTGGCGCGCGTGCTCTTCTAG